A genomic window from Agrobacterium tumefaciens includes:
- a CDS encoding DNA-3-methyladenine glycosylase family protein encodes MKIITRIDDINEGLEHLARLDPALSLVIEKAGPLELRIHEPGFAGLAHIIVSQMVSRASANAIWARILAGTDGVVTAENYLAAPEELRATFGLSRAKAMTLEGLALAVTEGQIDLDGVVRKEAGTALSELVALRGIGPWTAEVYLMFCGGHPDIFPVGDVALRSAVAHALDLEVRPEAKWLAERATLWSPWRSVAARLFWGYYANIMRRAMVPLP; translated from the coding sequence ATGAAAATCATTACCAGAATAGATGATATCAACGAAGGGCTGGAGCATCTGGCCCGCCTCGATCCTGCGCTCAGCCTCGTCATCGAAAAAGCCGGCCCGCTGGAACTGCGCATCCATGAACCCGGTTTTGCCGGCCTTGCCCATATCATCGTCTCGCAGATGGTGTCGCGCGCCAGCGCCAATGCCATCTGGGCGCGAATTCTTGCCGGCACCGACGGTGTGGTCACGGCGGAAAATTATCTGGCCGCACCGGAGGAGCTACGCGCCACATTCGGCCTTTCCCGTGCCAAGGCAATGACGCTGGAAGGGCTGGCGCTTGCCGTCACGGAAGGGCAGATCGATCTGGACGGCGTGGTGCGCAAGGAGGCGGGAACTGCCCTCTCCGAACTGGTCGCGCTTCGTGGCATCGGCCCGTGGACGGCGGAAGTCTATCTGATGTTCTGCGGCGGGCATCCGGATATCTTTCCGGTGGGGGATGTGGCGCTGAGATCGGCGGTGGCGCATGCGCTTGATCTGGAAGTGAGGCCGGAAGCGAAATGGCTGGCGGAACGGGCGACACTCTGGTCGCCGTGGCGCTCCGTCGCCGCCCGGCTTTTCTGGGGTTATTATGCCAACATCATGCGCCGCGCCATGGTGCCGCTGCCCTGA
- a CDS encoding RNA 2'-phosphotransferase, with the protein MSTATSKFLSYVLRHAPESIGLALDHQGWADVADLLAKANASGTPLDEAGLLAVVAESDKKRFTLSEDGRRIRAAQGHSVKVDLGQPPVEPPTQLFHGTATRFLDSILQQGLRPGERQQVHLSADRTTALTVGQRHGKPVVLVVDAAQMFADGCRFYLVDNGVWLTDAVPFSYLTVSADSSAESDR; encoded by the coding sequence ATGTCGACAGCGACCAGCAAGTTCCTGAGTTATGTTCTGCGCCATGCGCCTGAAAGTATTGGCCTCGCCCTGGATCATCAGGGTTGGGCGGATGTCGCAGATCTCTTGGCAAAAGCGAATGCGAGTGGCACGCCGCTCGATGAGGCAGGCTTGCTTGCGGTCGTCGCAGAAAGCGACAAGAAGCGCTTTACGCTATCGGAAGACGGTCGCCGCATCCGGGCGGCGCAGGGGCATTCCGTGAAGGTCGATCTTGGCCAGCCGCCGGTCGAGCCGCCGACGCAATTGTTTCACGGTACGGCGACGCGTTTTCTCGATTCCATCCTGCAGCAAGGCCTGCGCCCTGGGGAAAGACAACAGGTTCATCTTTCCGCTGACCGGACGACCGCGCTGACCGTCGGACAACGGCATGGAAAGCCTGTGGTCCTGGTTGTCGATGCCGCTCAGATGTTTGCGGATGGTTGCCGTTTCTACCTGGTCGATAATGGCGTTTGGCTGACGGATGCCGTGCCTTTTTCCTATCTGACCGTGTCTGCGGATTCCTCAGCGGAAAGCGACAGGTGA
- the mce gene encoding methylmalonyl-CoA epimerase produces MFGRLNHVAIAVPDLDAAVARYRALGADVSEPQSLPEHGVTVVFIQVDNTKIELLYPLGENSPIAAFLDRNPGGGTHHLCFEVPDILVARDDLVKKGVRILGDGEPKIGAHGNPVLFLHPKDMGGVLYELEQVSQTYG; encoded by the coding sequence ATGTTTGGAAGACTAAATCATGTCGCCATCGCGGTGCCCGATCTCGATGCCGCCGTGGCCCGTTACAGGGCGTTGGGCGCAGATGTCTCGGAACCGCAATCGCTACCCGAACACGGCGTGACGGTGGTGTTCATTCAGGTTGACAATACCAAGATCGAACTTCTTTATCCTCTCGGGGAAAATTCGCCGATTGCCGCGTTTCTCGACAGAAACCCGGGCGGCGGCACCCATCATCTCTGCTTCGAAGTGCCTGATATTCTCGTGGCCCGCGACGATCTCGTCAAAAAAGGCGTCCGAATTCTGGGCGATGGCGAGCCGAAGATCGGCGCGCATGGCAATCCCGTTCTCTTCCTGCACCCTAAAGACATGGGCGGCGTGCTCTATGAGCTTGAGCAGGTTTCTCAGACATATGGCTGA
- a CDS encoding acetyl-CoA carboxylase biotin carboxylase subunit: MIKKILIANRGEIACRVIKTAKKMGIATVAVYSDADANALHVRQADEAVHIGPSPSSQSYIVIDKILEAIAKTGADAVHPGYGFLSENAAFAEALEKAGVIFIGPPVGAIKAMGDKITSKKLAAEAGVSTVPGHMGLIGDAEEAVKIASQIGYPVMIKASAGGGGKGMRIAFNDAEAREGFQSSKNEAKSSFGDDRIFIEKFVTQPRHIEIQVLGDRHGNILYLGERECSIQRRNQKVIEEAPSPFLDEATRQAMGQEAVALARAVGYHSAGTVEFIVDGNRNFYFLEMNTRLQVEHPVTELITGIDLVEQMIRVAAGEKLSFGQADVKLNGWAIESRLYAEDPYRNFLPSIGRLTRYRPPQEGEQENGTVIRNDTGVFEGGEISMYYDPMIAKLCSWGEDRETAIDTMGEALDRFEVEGIGHNLPFLSAVMQHERFRAGRLTTGFIAEEFPEGFSGVEPDEASARKLSAIAAIIQQRLQNRAVEISGTIGNHRRIVGQDWVVSFGASHHRVGVETGADGTAIRFEDGTALTVDTGWLPGQRLGLFTVAGEVIAAKVDLAGAAIRLRWRGMDVVARVRSPRVAELALLMPEKLPPDTSKLLLCPMPGVITGISVGEGDEVEAGQALATVEAMKMENILRAEKRGRVAKVSAKPGDSLAVDEVILEFE, translated from the coding sequence ATGATCAAGAAAATCCTCATCGCCAATCGCGGCGAGATCGCCTGCCGGGTGATCAAGACGGCGAAGAAAATGGGCATTGCCACCGTCGCGGTCTATTCTGATGCGGATGCCAATGCGCTGCATGTGAGACAAGCGGATGAAGCCGTTCATATCGGCCCTTCCCCTTCGTCGCAGTCTTATATTGTCATCGACAAAATCCTTGAGGCTATCGCAAAGACCGGGGCGGATGCGGTACATCCGGGTTACGGGTTCCTGTCGGAAAATGCCGCCTTTGCCGAGGCGCTAGAGAAGGCGGGCGTCATTTTCATCGGCCCGCCCGTCGGCGCCATCAAGGCGATGGGCGACAAGATTACCTCGAAGAAACTCGCGGCGGAAGCGGGTGTTTCCACTGTTCCCGGCCATATGGGGCTGATCGGTGATGCCGAAGAGGCGGTGAAGATTGCATCGCAGATCGGTTATCCCGTGATGATCAAGGCCTCTGCCGGCGGTGGCGGCAAGGGCATGCGTATCGCCTTTAACGACGCCGAGGCGCGGGAGGGTTTCCAGTCCTCGAAAAACGAGGCGAAGTCCTCCTTTGGCGATGACCGCATCTTCATCGAGAAATTTGTCACCCAGCCGCGCCATATCGAGATACAGGTGCTGGGCGATCGGCACGGTAACATTCTTTATCTCGGTGAGCGCGAATGCTCGATCCAGCGCCGCAACCAGAAAGTCATAGAGGAAGCGCCATCGCCGTTTCTGGATGAGGCGACCCGGCAAGCGATGGGGCAAGAGGCCGTGGCGCTGGCAAGGGCCGTCGGCTACCATTCGGCCGGAACGGTGGAATTCATCGTCGATGGCAACCGTAATTTCTATTTTCTGGAAATGAACACCCGCCTGCAGGTGGAGCATCCGGTAACGGAACTCATCACCGGCATTGATCTGGTCGAACAGATGATCCGTGTCGCTGCCGGGGAAAAGCTTTCGTTCGGGCAGGCGGATGTGAAGCTGAACGGCTGGGCGATCGAAAGCCGGCTTTATGCCGAAGACCCCTATCGCAACTTCCTGCCCTCCATCGGCCGCTTGACGCGGTATCGCCCGCCGCAGGAAGGCGAGCAGGAAAACGGCACCGTCATCCGCAACGATACCGGCGTTTTCGAAGGCGGCGAGATATCGATGTATTACGATCCGATGATCGCCAAGCTGTGCAGCTGGGGTGAGGACCGCGAAACGGCAATCGACACCATGGGAGAGGCGCTGGACCGTTTCGAGGTGGAGGGTATCGGCCACAACCTGCCGTTCCTGTCGGCCGTCATGCAGCATGAGCGTTTTCGCGCCGGACGCCTGACGACGGGCTTTATCGCAGAAGAATTTCCAGAAGGCTTTTCCGGCGTCGAGCCTGATGAGGCTTCGGCGCGTAAACTTTCCGCCATCGCGGCCATTATTCAGCAGCGGTTGCAGAACCGCGCGGTGGAAATTTCCGGCACCATCGGCAATCATCGCCGCATTGTCGGTCAGGACTGGGTCGTGTCATTTGGCGCTTCCCATCACCGGGTCGGCGTTGAAACCGGCGCAGATGGCACGGCGATCCGTTTTGAGGACGGCACAGCGTTGACGGTTGATACCGGCTGGCTTCCCGGCCAGAGACTCGGGCTGTTCACGGTGGCGGGCGAGGTGATCGCCGCCAAGGTTGATCTTGCCGGTGCCGCGATCCGCCTTCGCTGGCGGGGCATGGATGTTGTCGCCCGCGTGCGCAGCCCACGCGTGGCGGAACTGGCGCTGCTGATGCCGGAAAAACTGCCGCCGGATACCTCGAAACTGCTGCTCTGCCCCATGCCGGGCGTCATCACCGGCATCTCGGTCGGTGAGGGTGATGAGGTGGAAGCCGGTCAGGCGCTGGCGACGGTGGAGGCCATGAAGATGGAAAACATCCTGCGCGCGGAAAAACGCGGCCGCGTCGCGAAAGTTTCGGCTAAGCCGGGCGACAGCCTTGCTGTTGACGAGGTGATCCTCGAATTCGAGTGA
- a CDS encoding helix-turn-helix domain-containing protein, with product MATEKLFIGRKVRGLRENARATQAQFAERLGISASYLNQIENNQRPVSASVLVTLVEKFQLDMAELATGENDRLVSAVREALKDPLFLNYEPGLQELKLIAQNAPGFAHALLRAHQAYRQNSEQLVQLDDRLGRGTAQVERTPYEEVRDFFHFVDNYVAEIDLLAEELAQELEIEGGETYGILAAHLRNCYGIQITRTEAAGGLIRHFDPASKTLALSSYMAAPTRCFQLALQIAQLHAGPTVDRVLAGAGFRNAEAAEICRIGLHNYFAAALILPYGQFHRAAQELRHDLELLAVRFGASLEQVAHRLSTLQRPGMKGVPIFFAKIDRAGNITKRHSATRLQFARFGAACPLWNIHQAFESSDRIVRQLAETPDGVRYLSIATQIEKAGAGFNTERPRYAIALGCEISHAQNFVYADTLDLGNSASFKPIGISCRVCERVDCVQRAVPPLKRKLQFDHLSRGALPYSIADF from the coding sequence ATGGCGACGGAAAAACTCTTCATCGGCCGCAAGGTTCGCGGCCTTCGCGAAAACGCCCGCGCCACGCAGGCGCAATTTGCCGAACGGCTGGGTATCTCCGCAAGTTACCTGAACCAGATCGAGAACAATCAACGCCCGGTTTCCGCCAGCGTTCTGGTGACGCTGGTGGAAAAATTCCAGCTGGACATGGCGGAACTGGCGACCGGCGAAAACGACCGGCTGGTTTCCGCCGTGCGCGAGGCGCTGAAAGACCCGCTATTCCTGAATTACGAGCCGGGGCTACAGGAATTGAAGCTGATTGCCCAGAACGCGCCGGGTTTTGCCCATGCCCTGCTGCGCGCCCATCAGGCTTACCGACAGAACAGCGAACAGCTGGTGCAGCTCGACGACCGGCTCGGCCGCGGCACCGCGCAGGTGGAAAGAACCCCCTATGAGGAGGTGCGTGACTTCTTCCACTTTGTCGACAATTACGTCGCCGAGATCGACCTTCTGGCCGAGGAACTGGCGCAGGAACTGGAGATAGAAGGCGGCGAGACCTATGGCATTCTGGCAGCGCATCTGCGCAACTGTTACGGCATCCAGATCACGAGAACCGAGGCGGCGGGCGGCCTGATCCGGCATTTCGATCCTGCCAGCAAAACCCTCGCCCTCAGCTCCTATATGGCCGCGCCGACCCGCTGCTTTCAGCTTGCACTACAGATCGCCCAGCTTCACGCCGGCCCAACGGTGGACAGGGTGCTGGCCGGCGCCGGTTTCCGCAATGCGGAAGCCGCAGAAATCTGTCGTATCGGGCTGCACAATTATTTCGCCGCAGCCCTCATCCTGCCCTATGGGCAATTTCACCGGGCGGCGCAGGAGCTGCGCCACGATCTCGAGCTTCTGGCCGTTCGTTTCGGCGCGAGCCTTGAGCAGGTGGCCCACCGGCTGAGCACCTTGCAGCGGCCGGGCATGAAAGGCGTGCCGATCTTTTTTGCCAAGATCGACCGCGCCGGCAACATCACCAAACGCCACAGCGCCACACGGCTGCAATTTGCCCGTTTCGGCGCGGCCTGTCCGCTGTGGAACATCCATCAGGCTTTCGAAAGCTCCGACAGGATCGTGCGGCAGCTGGCAGAAACACCTGATGGCGTGCGCTATCTTTCCATCGCCACCCAGATCGAAAAGGCCGGCGCCGGTTTTAATACCGAGAGGCCGCGTTACGCTATCGCGCTTGGCTGCGAAATTTCCCATGCGCAGAATTTCGTTTATGCCGATACGCTCGATCTCGGCAATTCAGCCTCCTTCAAACCAATCGGCATTTCCTGCCGGGTCTGTGAAAGGGTGGATTGTGTGCAGCGCGCCGTACCGCCGCTGAAACGCAAACTGCAATTCGATCATCTTTCGCGTGGAGCATTGCCCTATAGCATCGCAGATTTTTAG
- the gluQRS gene encoding tRNA glutamyl-Q(34) synthetase GluQRS, whose amino-acid sequence MAEETMPSPLRQKPVYRFAPSPNGPLHLGHALSAFLNHDMAQDNGGRFLLRIEDIDQTRCTPELEQAIYDDLGWLGLAWENPVRRQSDHFDAYRVALDRLIDAGLAYPAFLSRGETKAIVKAFEADGGLWPRDPDGAPLYPSVDREMPEAERTKLLASGRQHAWRLDMEKAIRAAGSPLFWQESGDCERGEIEARPALWGDVVLSRSDAPSSYHLSVVVDDALQGITHVVRGMDLFHATAIHRLLQHLLDLPQPAYHHHRLILGADGRKLSKSEGSTGLAALRAEGETPSDIRRLVGLL is encoded by the coding sequence ATGGCAGAAGAAACCATGCCTTCGCCTCTCCGTCAAAAACCGGTTTACCGATTTGCGCCAAGTCCCAACGGCCCGCTGCATCTCGGCCATGCGCTTTCCGCCTTCCTGAACCATGATATGGCGCAGGACAATGGCGGCCGCTTCCTCCTGCGTATCGAGGATATCGACCAGACGCGCTGCACGCCGGAGCTGGAGCAGGCGATCTATGATGATCTCGGCTGGCTGGGGCTCGCCTGGGAAAATCCTGTCCGACGTCAATCGGACCATTTCGATGCGTATCGGGTGGCGCTGGACAGGCTGATCGACGCGGGCCTTGCCTATCCTGCCTTTCTGAGCCGTGGAGAAACCAAAGCGATCGTCAAAGCCTTCGAGGCCGATGGCGGGCTCTGGCCGCGCGATCCGGATGGCGCGCCGCTCTACCCATCGGTGGACCGCGAAATGCCCGAGGCGGAACGGACAAAACTCCTCGCCTCCGGTCGGCAGCATGCCTGGCGGCTCGATATGGAAAAGGCGATCCGCGCCGCCGGCAGCCCCCTGTTCTGGCAGGAGAGCGGCGATTGCGAGAGGGGGGAGATCGAGGCCCGACCCGCACTGTGGGGTGATGTGGTGCTGTCTCGTTCCGACGCGCCTTCGAGCTATCATCTGTCCGTTGTGGTTGATGATGCGCTGCAGGGCATCACCCATGTGGTGCGCGGCATGGACCTGTTCCACGCAACCGCCATTCACCGGCTTTTGCAGCATTTGCTGGACCTGCCGCAACCCGCCTATCACCATCACCGGCTAATCTTGGGCGCGGACGGGCGCAAGCTTTCGAAAAGCGAAGGCAGCACCGGGCTTGCCGCTCTTCGTGCAGAAGGGGAGACACCCTCAGATATCCGCCGGCTTGTCGGCCTCCTCTAG
- the scpA gene encoding methylmalonyl-CoA mutase, whose product MSGEKTVRDWLQLAEKELKRSPETLVWHTPEGIEVKPLYTADDLQNTSHLESLPGFAPFTRGPRATMYAGRPWTIRQYAGFSTAEASNAFYRKALAAGQQGVSVAFDLATHRGYDSDHPRVEGDVGKAGVAIDSVEDMKILFDGIPLEKVSVSMTMNGAVIPVLANFIVAGEEQGVSREKLSGTIQNDILKEFMVRNTYIYPPEPSMRIIADIIEYTAKEMPKFNSISISGYHMQEAGATLVQELAFTLADGREYVRAALAKGLNVDDFAGRLSFFFAIGMNFFMEAAKLRAARFLWSRIMEEFKPQKASSLMLRTHCQTSGVSLQEQDPYNNIVRTAFEAMSAVLGGTQSLHTNSFDEAIALPTEFSARIARNTQLILQHETGVTKVVDPLAGSYYVESLTDELAQKAWALIEEVEALGGMTKAVTEGLPKRLIEEAATRRQAAVDKGEEVIVGVNRYRLETEEDIDVLDIDNAAVRAAQIRRLEDTKRRRDGGDVSKALVALSEVARSGKGNILEAAVAAARARATVGEISDALRLAFGDHAAVPEVVSDIYGEAYKDEPELATLAARLSGVAERIGTKPRIMVAKLGQDGHDRGAKVIASAFGDIGFDVLAGPLFQTPAEAADLAVQNKVHVVGMSSLAAGHKTLAPQLVEALKQKGAGDIVVVVGGVIPRQDYQFLLDHGVSAIFGPGTNVMDAANKVLDLLEGIRRNA is encoded by the coding sequence ATGTCGGGTGAAAAAACGGTGCGGGATTGGCTGCAGCTTGCCGAAAAGGAGCTGAAGCGGTCACCGGAAACACTCGTCTGGCATACGCCTGAAGGCATAGAGGTCAAGCCGCTCTATACGGCCGACGATCTGCAAAACACGTCCCATCTCGAAAGCCTGCCGGGCTTTGCGCCCTTCACCCGCGGCCCGCGCGCCACCATGTATGCCGGGCGGCCCTGGACAATTCGCCAATATGCCGGTTTCTCCACGGCGGAGGCCTCGAACGCTTTTTACCGCAAGGCGCTCGCCGCCGGCCAGCAGGGCGTTTCCGTCGCCTTCGATCTCGCAACCCATCGCGGTTATGACAGCGATCATCCACGCGTGGAAGGCGATGTCGGCAAGGCCGGCGTGGCGATCGATAGCGTCGAGGACATGAAAATCCTGTTCGACGGCATCCCGCTTGAAAAAGTCTCGGTATCGATGACTATGAATGGCGCGGTCATTCCCGTGCTTGCCAATTTCATCGTCGCCGGCGAGGAACAGGGCGTTTCGCGCGAAAAACTTTCGGGTACGATCCAGAACGATATTCTCAAGGAGTTCATGGTCCGCAATACCTATATCTATCCGCCCGAACCTTCGATGCGCATCATCGCCGATATCATCGAATATACCGCAAAAGAGATGCCTAAATTCAACTCCATCTCGATTTCCGGCTATCACATGCAGGAGGCGGGCGCGACGCTGGTGCAGGAGCTTGCCTTCACGCTGGCGGATGGCCGGGAATATGTGCGGGCCGCCCTTGCGAAAGGGCTGAATGTCGATGATTTTGCCGGCCGCCTGTCGTTCTTTTTCGCCATTGGAATGAATTTCTTCATGGAAGCGGCCAAGCTCCGCGCCGCCCGTTTCCTCTGGTCGCGCATTATGGAAGAGTTCAAGCCGCAAAAGGCCTCGTCGCTGATGCTGCGCACCCATTGCCAGACATCCGGCGTCTCGCTGCAGGAACAGGACCCCTATAACAACATCGTCCGCACCGCCTTTGAGGCCATGTCCGCCGTGCTTGGTGGTACGCAGTCGCTGCACACCAATTCCTTCGATGAGGCTATTGCCCTGCCGACGGAATTTTCCGCCCGCATCGCCCGCAATACCCAGCTTATCCTCCAGCACGAAACCGGCGTCACCAAGGTCGTCGATCCGCTGGCCGGTTCTTATTATGTCGAGAGCCTGACGGACGAACTGGCGCAAAAGGCCTGGGCGCTGATCGAGGAAGTCGAGGCGCTTGGCGGCATGACCAAGGCCGTAACGGAGGGGCTGCCGAAGCGGTTGATCGAGGAGGCCGCGACACGCCGACAGGCAGCGGTCGACAAAGGGGAAGAGGTCATCGTCGGGGTCAACCGTTACCGGTTGGAGACCGAAGAGGATATTGATGTCCTCGACATCGACAACGCCGCCGTGCGCGCCGCGCAAATCCGCCGGCTTGAGGACACCAAACGCCGCCGGGATGGTGGAGATGTTTCCAAGGCGCTGGTCGCACTCTCCGAAGTCGCCCGCAGCGGCAAGGGCAATATTCTCGAAGCAGCAGTCGCCGCCGCCCGCGCCCGCGCCACGGTTGGCGAGATTTCCGATGCGCTGCGCCTGGCCTTCGGCGATCACGCCGCCGTGCCGGAGGTGGTGAGCGATATTTACGGCGAGGCCTATAAAGACGAGCCCGAGCTGGCCACGCTCGCCGCCCGGCTTTCCGGCGTTGCTGAGAGGATCGGCACGAAACCGCGCATCATGGTCGCCAAGCTCGGGCAGGACGGGCATGATCGTGGCGCGAAGGTCATCGCCTCCGCCTTCGGTGATATCGGTTTCGATGTGCTGGCCGGTCCCTTGTTCCAGACGCCGGCCGAAGCGGCCGATCTTGCTGTTCAGAACAAGGTGCATGTGGTCGGCATGTCATCGCTGGCCGCCGGCCACAAGACCCTTGCGCCGCAGCTGGTCGAGGCGCTGAAACAGAAAGGTGCGGGCGATATCGTCGTTGTCGTCGGCGGTGTCATTCCGCGTCAGGATTACCAGTTTCTGCTCGACCACGGGGTTTCGGCAATCTTCGGACCCGGCACCAATGTCATGGATGCCGCCAACAAGGTCCTAGATCTGCTGGAAGGCATCAGGCGGAACGCGTAA
- a CDS encoding acyl-CoA carboxylase subunit beta, with translation MPGILEQLETRRAEARLGGGVKRIEAQHGKGKLTARERIDVLLDDGSFEEYDMYVTHRAVDFGMAEQKVAGDGVVTGWGTINGRQVYVFSQDFTVLGGSLSETHAQKICKIMDMAVRNGAPVIGLNDSGGARIQEGVASLGGYADVFKRNVVASGVVPQISVIMGPCAGGAVYSPAMTDFIFMVRDTSYMFVTGPDVVKTVTNEIVTAEELGGASTHTKKSSVADGAYENDIETLEHVRLLFDFLPLNNREKPPVRPFHDDPARLEARLDTLIPDSSNKPYDMKELIHALADEGDFFELQEAFARNIITGFIRLEGQTVGVVANQPMVLAGCLDIDSSRKAARFVRFCDAFNIPLLTLVDVPGFLPGTAQEYGGVIKHGAKLLFAYSEATVPMVTLITRKAYGGAYDVMASKHIGADVNYAWPTAEIAVMGAKGAAEILYRSELSDPEKIAARTKEYEERFANPFVAAERGFIDEVIMPHSSRRRIARAFASLRNKNVETRWKKHDTIPL, from the coding sequence ATGCCCGGCATTCTGGAGCAGTTGGAAACGCGGCGCGCCGAGGCGCGGCTCGGCGGTGGCGTCAAGCGCATCGAGGCGCAGCATGGCAAGGGCAAGCTGACGGCGCGCGAACGCATCGACGTGCTCCTGGATGACGGTTCCTTCGAAGAATACGATATGTATGTCACCCACCGGGCGGTGGATTTCGGCATGGCGGAGCAGAAGGTGGCGGGCGACGGCGTCGTTACCGGCTGGGGCACCATCAATGGCCGGCAGGTCTACGTGTTCTCCCAGGATTTCACCGTGCTTGGCGGTTCGCTCTCGGAAACCCACGCCCAGAAAATCTGCAAGATCATGGATATGGCGGTGCGCAACGGCGCGCCGGTAATTGGGCTCAACGACAGCGGCGGGGCGCGCATTCAGGAGGGTGTCGCCTCGCTTGGCGGTTATGCCGATGTGTTCAAGCGCAATGTCGTCGCCTCCGGCGTCGTGCCGCAAATCTCCGTTATCATGGGGCCCTGTGCGGGCGGTGCCGTCTATTCGCCTGCCATGACCGATTTCATCTTCATGGTGCGCGACACCTCTTACATGTTCGTGACCGGGCCGGATGTGGTGAAGACCGTCACCAACGAGATCGTTACGGCCGAAGAGCTCGGCGGGGCTTCCACCCACACCAAAAAATCCTCCGTCGCCGACGGCGCTTATGAAAACGACATCGAAACGCTGGAGCATGTGCGGCTGCTGTTCGATTTCCTGCCGCTCAACAACCGCGAAAAACCGCCGGTCCGGCCTTTCCATGATGATCCCGCACGGCTGGAAGCGCGTCTGGATACGCTGATCCCCGACAGTTCCAACAAGCCCTATGACATGAAGGAACTGATCCACGCGCTTGCCGACGAGGGTGATTTCTTCGAGTTGCAGGAAGCCTTTGCCCGCAACATCATCACCGGCTTCATCCGTCTCGAAGGCCAGACGGTGGGGGTTGTCGCTAACCAGCCGATGGTGCTGGCCGGCTGCCTCGATATAGACAGTTCGCGCAAGGCGGCGCGTTTCGTGCGCTTCTGTGATGCCTTCAACATTCCTTTGTTGACGCTGGTGGATGTGCCGGGCTTCCTGCCCGGAACGGCGCAGGAATATGGCGGCGTCATCAAACACGGTGCGAAACTTCTCTTCGCCTATTCGGAAGCGACGGTGCCGATGGTAACGCTGATTACCCGCAAGGCCTATGGCGGCGCTTATGACGTGATGGCCTCGAAACACATCGGCGCAGATGTGAACTATGCCTGGCCGACGGCGGAAATCGCCGTGATGGGCGCGAAGGGTGCTGCGGAAATTCTCTATCGTTCCGAGCTTTCCGATCCGGAAAAGATCGCCGCGCGTACGAAGGAATATGAGGAGCGTTTTGCCAACCCCTTCGTGGCGGCGGAACGCGGTTTCATCGATGAGGTGATCATGCCGCATTCGTCACGCCGCCGCATCGCCCGTGCGTTTGCCTCGCTGCGCAACAAGAACGTCGAAACCCGCTGGAAGAAACACGATACCATTCCGCTCTGA
- the yghU gene encoding glutathione-dependent disulfide-bond oxidoreductase, whose protein sequence is MAENSSADNFPAGYEVPKVWTWDKGNGGQFANINRPIAGPTHEKELPVGKHPLQLYSLATPNGQKVSIMLEELLAAGHKGADYDAWLIKIGEGDQFGSGFVGVNPNSKIPALMDHSTPEPTRVFESGSILVYLAEKFGAFLPKEGNARTQALNWLFWQMGSAPFLGGGFGHFYAYAPVKIKYAIDRYAMEVKRQLDVLDRHLAENRYLAGDEYTIADMAVWPWYGKIALGQAYGDAGAFLEADGYKNVMRWTLEIGERPAVKRGVIVNKTSGDPSEQLHERHDASDFDTKTQDKIGKA, encoded by the coding sequence ATGGCCGAAAATTCCTCTGCAGATAATTTCCCCGCCGGATATGAAGTGCCCAAGGTCTGGACCTGGGACAAGGGCAATGGTGGCCAGTTCGCCAATATCAATCGCCCGATTGCCGGTCCCACCCATGAAAAGGAACTGCCGGTCGGCAAGCACCCGCTGCAGCTTTATTCGCTGGCGACGCCGAATGGCCAGAAGGTTTCCATCATGCTGGAAGAATTGCTGGCCGCCGGCCACAAGGGCGCAGACTATGATGCCTGGCTGATCAAGATCGGCGAAGGTGACCAGTTCGGCTCCGGTTTTGTCGGCGTCAATCCGAATTCCAAGATCCCGGCGCTGATGGATCATTCGACGCCTGAGCCGACGCGCGTTTTCGAAAGCGGTTCGATCCTCGTTTATCTCGCGGAGAAATTCGGCGCCTTCCTGCCGAAAGAGGGCAATGCCCGCACGCAGGCGCTGAACTGGCTGTTCTGGCAGATGGGCTCCGCGCCCTTCCTCGGCGGCGGTTTCGGGCATTTTTATGCCTATGCGCCGGTGAAGATCAAATACGCGATCGACCGTTACGCCATGGAAGTCAAACGCCAGCTGGACGTGCTGGACCGGCACCTCGCCGAAAACCGTTATCTGGCGGGCGACGAATACACGATTGCCGACATGGCCGTCTGGCCGTGGTATGGCAAGATCGCGCTCGGGCAGGCCTATGGCGATGCCGGTGCTTTCCTTGAAGCCGATGGCTATAAGAACGTCATGCGCTGGACGCTTGAAATCGGTGAACGCCCGGCGGTAAAACGCGGCGTGATCGTCAACAAGACCTCGGGCGATCCGTCCGAACAATTGCACGAACGCCACGATGCCTCCGACTTCGATACGAAGACGCAGGATAAGATCGGCAAGGCATAA